In Cryptomeria japonica chromosome 10, Sugi_1.0, whole genome shotgun sequence, a genomic segment contains:
- the LOC131859384 gene encoding uncharacterized protein LOC131859384, whose protein sequence is MEKMAPVGCTQTDLMRELQLFSNAQGETFSRPIAKESRTTMMPDNWWNFFGPTTPNLQKLAIRILSQPCSASGCERNWSMFEHIHSKRRNRLSVEKMNDLIFVHYNLRLRMRKNALADISPIILDEVDPEAEWAIETDPVAVFSDDDTDWIDQVDIEAEAVAMAEEEQRARAESTSRERRFRGRW, encoded by the exons GGCACCTGTTGGTTGTACTCAGACAGATCTTATgcgagagctacagttgttctcaaatgcacaaggggagaccttttctcgtcctatcgccaaagaaagtaggacaactatgatgccag ataattggtggaacttttttggcccaacGACACCAAATCTTcaaaagttggccattcgcatcttgagccaaccatgcagtgcatctggttgtgagcgcaattggagtatgtttgagcacatacactccaagaggcgcaatagattatccgtggagaagatgaatgatcttatctttgttcactacaacctccgcctgagaatgagaaagaatgcattagctgacatctctcctatcattctagatgaggttgatcctgaggCAGAGTGGGCCATTGAGACAGATCCTGTggctgtctttagtgatgatgacactgattggatcgaccaggtagatatagaggctgaggctgtagccatggcagaggaggagcagagagcacgagcagagagcacgagcagagagaggagattcagaggcagatggtGA